CGCCTGCTCGAGCGGGAACAAGGTGTCGGTGGTGCCCTGGCCGAAGAGCACCGGGACGTCGATCCTCGCCCCCTGCCCGACCTGCCACTTCGGCCCGTTCTTCTCCATGAAGGCGACCATGTCCTCGGTGCCCGGCACCGAGCCGTCGGGCCAGGTGCCGGTGGCAGCGCCCTCGACCAGCGCCTTGTAGACGTTCCACGGCAGGGCGTCGCTGGGCAGCGACCCGGCCGAGAGCGCCAGCGCCCACTCGGTGCGCACCACGCCCTCGGGTGCGAGGCTCTCCTCGAGGTCGTGCCAGGTGATCTCCGGGACCAGCGCGTCGACGACCTGGCGGCCGGTCGCCCGGATCTCCTCGAAGGCCATCAGGAACTGGTACCCACCGCCGTACGAGCCGCCGATCGCACCCATGCGCGGGTCGCCCTTGCGGTCCTGCTGCACCCAGGGCAGGTCGGCGGCCATCGCCACCAGGGCCTGGACGTCGGCGCCCTCGAGATCGGGGTCCTCGACGTGCGCGTGCCCACCGGACTCGCCGAACCCGCGCTGGTCGAAGGAGAGCACGCCGTAGCCGCGGTCGGTGAAGCGCTGGGCCTGGTCGGCGTCGGTCCAGCGCGAGCCGCCCCACCCGTGGGACTGCACGACCAGCGGCACCGGGCGCTTGCGGCTGGCGCCCGCCGGCGCGAAGAGCGTCCAGCAGATGTCCACCGGCGCGGTCTCGCCCGGCTCCGGGACGCTCTGCAGGCAGCCGTCGGTCACGGTGGCCCCGGCGGCACGGGCGGCCGCGGCCGGCGCGCTGCCGGCGGGGGCCAGGGACGTCAGGCCGAGCATGCTCAGGCCGACGGTGCTGCTCAGGGCGGCGGCCAGGACGGCCCGGCCGATGGGGGTGCGACGCACGGTGCTGCTCCTCGACGTTCGGTTGCCGGGGACAACGAGCGACGGTCGTCACAGGTCACGCGCTCCCGCCGGTGCGGGGCCCGGCGGCGTACCGTCCTCGCGTGGGCACCTGGAACACCCTCGCCGTCGGCGACAACCTCGCGGTGCTCGCCGACCTCGCGGCGGAGGGTGCGCGCTTCGACCTGGCCTACCTCGACCCGCCCTACAACACCGGCAGCGCGCTGACCTACCGCGACCGCACGCCCTCGCACGAGGAGTGGGTCGCGGTGCTGCGTCCGCGGCTCGAGGCGGTGCGGGCCCTGCTCGTGGACAGCGGCGCGGTCCTGGTCAGCATCGACGACCACGAGGTCGCCCGGCTGCGGCTGCTGCTGGACGAGGTGCTGGGCGAGGAGCAGTTCCTCGCCCAGGTGGTGGTCAACCTCAACCCCAAGGGCCGCCAGCTCGGGCCGGGGTTCGCCACCAGCCACGAGTACCTCCTGGTGTACGCCGTCGACCGGGCGGCGTGCGCGCTCGACGCCTCCACGCCCGACACGGTCGACCCGGCCGACTTCCCACTCCTGGACGAGGCGACCGGTCGGCGCTACCGGCTGCTGCCGCTGCGCAACACCAACAAGAAGTTCAACCCCAGCACCGCGCGGACGCTGCACTACCCGCTGTGGGGCGACCCGGCCAGCGGGCGGGTCGCGACGTCGCCCTTCGACGGCGGCCAGGAGATCGAGCCGGTCTTCGGCGACGGCAGCCCCGCGGTGTGGCGGTGGAGCGCGCCGCGCGTGGACGAGCGGCCCGACGACCTGGTGTGCCGGGTGGTGAAGGGACGCGGCGGCGACCGGGTCGACGTCTACCAGCGCGACTGGCTGCACGACGGTCGCCGCAAGAAGCTGCGCACCGTGTGGCTGGCCGAGGAGGTCGGCTCCACCGACACCGCCGTCGCCGAGCTCAAGGCGCTGGTGGGGCCGGTCTTCGCCTCGCCCAAGCCGACGGGGCTGCTGCGCCGCATCCTCGGCACCTACCCCGACGACGTCCGCGTGCTCGACCCCTTCGCCGGCAGCGGCACGACCGGCCACGCGGTCGCGATGCTCAACGCCGAGGACGGCGGGCGACGCACCTGCTTCTCGATCAACCACGCCGAGCCGGTGCCCGCCGGCTCGCCCGCGGCCGCGGCCGGTCTCGCCACGGTCGCCGACATCACCCGCGCGCGCCTCACCGCCGTGGCCGAGGCGTACGGCGGTGGGCTGGCCCTGCGCTGAGCCCGGCTGGCCAGCAGGCTGCTGCTCGGGGTCGGCTCAG
This genomic window from Nocardioides marinus contains:
- a CDS encoding alpha/beta fold hydrolase, coding for MRRTPIGRAVLAAALSSTVGLSMLGLTSLAPAGSAPAAAARAAGATVTDGCLQSVPEPGETAPVDICWTLFAPAGASRKRPVPLVVQSHGWGGSRWTDADQAQRFTDRGYGVLSFDQRGFGESGGHAHVEDPDLEGADVQALVAMAADLPWVQQDRKGDPRMGAIGGSYGGGYQFLMAFEEIRATGRQVVDALVPEITWHDLEESLAPEGVVRTEWALALSAGSLPSDALPWNVYKALVEGAATGTWPDGSVPGTEDMVAFMEKNGPKWQVGQGARIDVPVLFGQGTTDTLFPLEQALTNWEVALTKKARKRSIFTAYNGGHVLPSVLPAGVTVDSDPCAEKLSGGDFTDLTLAFLDRALRGGRKTLRGYGRLHLATPDSQCVSTRSVARRLDLPVGTVASTAAAGGPFAHEVAEGPLTVAGGSHLTALATTVGADARAFYGLAIGTSPADAVLVQNNVLPFRAALPLVGEEVRIELPAVGVEVPEGQSLFLLASPISDTFVGMGSRTPGVVLLEDTVLHTAGRLR
- a CDS encoding DNA methyltransferase, with the protein product MGTWNTLAVGDNLAVLADLAAEGARFDLAYLDPPYNTGSALTYRDRTPSHEEWVAVLRPRLEAVRALLVDSGAVLVSIDDHEVARLRLLLDEVLGEEQFLAQVVVNLNPKGRQLGPGFATSHEYLLVYAVDRAACALDASTPDTVDPADFPLLDEATGRRYRLLPLRNTNKKFNPSTARTLHYPLWGDPASGRVATSPFDGGQEIEPVFGDGSPAVWRWSAPRVDERPDDLVCRVVKGRGGDRVDVYQRDWLHDGRRKKLRTVWLAEEVGSTDTAVAELKALVGPVFASPKPTGLLRRILGTYPDDVRVLDPFAGSGTTGHAVAMLNAEDGGRRTCFSINHAEPVPAGSPAAAAGLATVADITRARLTAVAEAYGGGLALR